Proteins encoded by one window of Gordonia jinghuaiqii:
- a CDS encoding cytochrome ubiquinol oxidase subunit I, with the protein MDALDVSRWQFGITTVYHFILVPLTIGLAPMIAVMQTVWHVTGNEQWLRATKFFGKLFLINFALGVATGIVQEFQFGMNWSEYSRFVADVFGAPLALEGLVAFFLESTFIGLWIFGWDRLPRRVHLACIWLASAGVIASAYFIIAANSWMQHPVGVVWDETRDRPRMNDFWAVITNSTTLAAFPHVIAGAFLTAGTFVAAIGCWWMARNSWRAKKLREAIETGDTSEMPKTTSPSHIDATPEDLERDARHFWRPVTRFALWVTIVSGVALFITGDLQSQIMFNQQPMKMAAAESLCETETGAGFSVLAIGRQNNCENIEHIIEVPKMLSFLADHSFDSTLQGVEELQQQYTEALAGQPGVAPGQNFAPNLFVTYWAFRAMITWALGSVVVALGGLWLTRRKRVVESRKFGLLALWMIPTPFLANSSGWIFTEMGRQPWVVAPNWENDLDPLRINMLVQNGVSNHSAGMVWVTLIGFTLLYGALGVVWFMLQRRYVIEGPATYDSRPPGHSDPDADSDEPKQLSFAY; encoded by the coding sequence ATGGACGCTCTGGACGTCTCCAGATGGCAATTCGGGATCACGACCGTCTATCACTTCATCCTGGTGCCGCTGACCATCGGTCTCGCGCCGATGATCGCGGTGATGCAGACCGTGTGGCACGTGACCGGGAACGAGCAGTGGCTGCGTGCGACGAAGTTCTTCGGGAAGCTCTTCCTGATCAACTTCGCGCTCGGCGTCGCCACCGGCATCGTGCAGGAGTTCCAGTTCGGCATGAACTGGAGCGAGTACAGTCGATTCGTCGCCGACGTCTTCGGGGCCCCGCTGGCCCTGGAGGGACTCGTCGCGTTCTTCCTGGAGTCGACGTTCATCGGACTGTGGATCTTCGGCTGGGACCGGCTACCGCGCAGGGTGCATCTGGCATGCATCTGGCTGGCATCCGCAGGCGTCATCGCCTCGGCGTACTTCATCATCGCCGCGAACTCATGGATGCAGCACCCGGTCGGCGTGGTCTGGGACGAGACCCGCGACCGGCCGCGGATGAACGACTTCTGGGCGGTGATCACCAACAGCACGACGCTCGCGGCGTTCCCGCACGTGATCGCCGGCGCGTTCCTCACCGCGGGCACCTTCGTCGCCGCCATCGGCTGCTGGTGGATGGCCCGGAATTCCTGGCGCGCCAAGAAACTTCGCGAGGCCATCGAGACCGGCGACACCTCGGAGATGCCCAAGACCACCTCGCCGAGCCACATCGACGCCACGCCGGAGGATCTCGAGCGCGACGCCCGGCACTTCTGGCGGCCCGTCACCCGCTTCGCGCTGTGGGTCACCATCGTGTCCGGCGTGGCACTGTTCATCACCGGAGACCTCCAGTCCCAGATCATGTTCAATCAGCAACCCATGAAAATGGCTGCGGCGGAATCGCTCTGTGAGACCGAGACCGGTGCGGGATTCTCGGTGCTGGCCATCGGGCGACAGAACAACTGCGAGAACATCGAGCACATCATCGAGGTCCCGAAGATGCTGTCGTTCCTCGCCGATCACAGTTTCGACAGCACCCTGCAGGGGGTCGAGGAGTTACAGCAGCAATACACCGAAGCGCTTGCCGGACAACCCGGCGTGGCGCCCGGCCAGAACTTCGCACCCAACCTCTTCGTCACCTACTGGGCGTTCCGCGCCATGATCACCTGGGCGCTGGGGTCCGTGGTCGTGGCCCTGGGCGGACTGTGGCTCACTCGCCGCAAGCGTGTCGTGGAATCCCGCAAGTTCGGGCTGCTGGCGCTGTGGATGATCCCGACGCCCTTCCTGGCCAACAGTTCCGGCTGGATCTTCACCGAGATGGGGCGCCAGCCGTGGGTCGTCGCACCCAACTGGGAGAACGACCTCGATCCGTTGCGGATCAACATGCTCGTGCAGAACGGTGTGTCGAATCACTCGGCGGGGATGGTGTGGGTGACACTGATCGGCTTCACCCTGCTGTACGGGGCGTTGGGCGTGGTGTGGTTCATGCTCCAGCGGAGGTATGTGATCGAAGGTCCCGCCACCTACGACTCGAGACCACCTGGTCACTCCGACCCCGACGCCGACAGCGATGAGCCCAAACAGCTCTCGTTCGCGTACTAG